TTCTGTGAAGAAGTTGGAGCCTTCGTCAGTGAGAAAAGTTGATCCAACCATGCTTGTTATGAAGTTTCCTCCCGAAACATCACTTCCATCTGCTAACGAGCTAAAGGCGAGGCTTGGTCGGTTCGGGCCTATTGACCAGTCGGGGCTCCGTATCTTCTGGAAAACATCAACATGCCGCGTCGTTTTCCTTTACAAACCAGACGCTCAAGCAGCATACAAGTATGCAATGGGAAACAAATCCTTATTTGGGAATGTCAACGTGAAGTACCAACTTAGAGAGGTTGGGGCTCCTGCAACTGAAGCACCCGAATCCGAGAAGGGCAGTGCAGCAGATGACAATCCTACCGAAGCCCTTAGGATGAAGGATCCATCGGTCTTACCAGTACGAGCACCGACTCCAGTAATACATCAACCATCCCTTCCACAGCTCCCAGCAGTCCAGCTGAAATCATGCCTAAAGAAGTCGTCAGGTGATGAATCTGGTGTATCACCGAGTGTCGGCCCGGgaggcagcagcagcagcagcagcaaagGAACGACGCGAGTGAAATTCATGTTGGGCGGGGATGAAAGTAATAGAAACAACAACATCAATGATAATTTTGCAGATGGTGGAACATCTTCTGTTGCAATGGATGATATTAATAGTAACTTCTTTCAAAAGGTCGTTTCTACACCTCCACTCCTAATTCCTCCCCAATTCACAAATCCCCCTACCACTACAAACATTATGCACTCGGAATTGCCACAACCTAGAAATACACTcagccaccaccaccaccaccaccaccgcacACCCACCATGACACCACCGCCGCCCACTGACATTTCCCAGCAGCTGCTGAGCCTTTTAAAAAGGTGCAGCGATGTGGTCACCAACGTGAGTGGCTTGTTAGGCTACACGCCATACCACCCTCTAtgatgagaaaagaaaaaaaaaaagaaaaaagagagatctGCACAACGTTTGTCAAAAATTCACACAACCCCATGGCTAATACTCTTCTATACCAAAACTGGgaaataaaaggagaaaacagGTGTGGTTTTCGGTTTCGATTGAAGCTCGATCGAGTGAGGTTGAGGCCGAATGCATAACTTCGTCCAAATTGAATCGGAATGGGGTGTGTTTGTTAAGCTCTATGAGAATGGAAGAGGAGAGGAGGAGGGTGGAGGGCGAGGTTTGGGATTGGATGGGCTTCAACTGTTGAAAGATGGATGGGATTTGATGATGTTTGCGATGGCTTACACAATGTACTGATAGAGATATTCATACTGTATTGCTCATTGCTTAAttgcatctttcttttcttttttcttaccTTCAAAATTTCTCAATTGTACATTGTTGATTGAGGATTCATTGGTCCGCAAATCCCCAATTACTCTGATTAAAGATTGACTGCTCTNttttttttttttttttttttttttttttttttttttttttttttttttttttttttttttttttttttttttttgtggaatcaatttcttgaaataaaaaataggtcATTCTTTTGGTCtatatcaaatttgaataCAATGAGTGTGATATGCTTTTTCCCTTGGAAAAAgttaaatgtaaaaattttatgttaattttcagtttaatctcttttatagaaaaattaattatttattgtatttttaggataatttaaatgattaaaatcaTTGTTTTATCTACAAGAactactaataaataaaagttaattatttaattgagttgagaaatagaaaatttaatttagattggATAAATGGATAATCTTCCAAATATGGAGTAAAaccgaaagaaaaaggaaaaaaaaatctatttaaatctttttttttcttcaatgttgtATGATgtagaaacattttttttaatacagttaaaataaatacttaaaagCTCGATGGtatttaaaatagagaaaataaaataaaattttcaataaattaggTCAAGAAAACATTCCGTTCATTCCAAACGCATTTGAGTCGGATCAATAATAAGTTTATTGGGTTAGTTCAAAAGGTCTATCCAAACATGTCGATCCATAGACTAGTCTTATCTctaaaatgattatatatattattaaacgaatgaatgaattaatccaatgaatgaatgatgactaaactaagaacaaataaaattaaaattttattagagattattataataaaagaaaaataaaattattttggtagtgataaaaataagtaaaattgGGTGTATCTAGTGAATTCTAGACTTTTGGAGTTATTACGCCCATTTCATCCTTCAAACTTCCACGTCATGTCTCACGCACGCTCTCCACGCGCTTTGGACGCCACTTTCATAGCggttttaaacaaaaatgatttattctattattttaatatataatttaactcttttcatacttttttttaatatttaaatttaatgtttttttttactaattaatttcaaaaatatctatttaaattttcaattattattagcACGTTTCTCCGTGGTATGATATTACTACAATGATtatattccttgattataaactcacggtcattctctaaatttacTACAATGATTATATTCCTGATTATAAATTCACggtcattctctaaattagctcACCTCCCagtgacatgactaagttaaggttTTATACATGAATAttactctccacaatggtatgattttatgaatattactctccacaatggtatgattttATGGCTTTCCTCTTGACTACATAACAGATTGATcattctctattttcttttttgaatagtttttttttttataaatattttaaagataaaaataacttaaaaatagaaaattacgTGGCCACCTAACCAATCAAAAATTTCGGGTTGGATCAACCCGAtcattaaaagattttttttttttttttcgataacGGATCACACGCGTATTATAGAAAAAGGGAATTTGGAATCCCATAATAAACGCGTTTAAAAAatcacaattattttttttccttttcatagtcggtttcttttaattaattaattaatcccACTTCCCTggaagcttcttcttcttttttttttttttttttttttttttttttttttttttttttttNtttttttttttttttttttttttttttttttttttttttttttttttttttttttttattattattatttttttaatttccttacCGCATTATATATAACCGATCCCTTCATTTACGACGCTCATAGTTATCTGCAAGTTTCGAAAGCCTCTCTGAATCTTTGAGATTTGTTGTTCATTCTTCCTTTTTGAATCcaattgaaattttcttcttctgattcTTCGTTCATGGAGTGTAGAACTTTAGATATCAACATCAAGAGGGCCTACGGCCTCAAGAACGTCAATCTCTTCTCCACGATGGATGTATACGCCGTCGTTTCGATCTCCGGTGATCCCCGCGGGAAGTCGAAGCAGAGGACTCCGGTGGCTAAAGATAGTGGCTCAGATCCTTACTGGAATTTTCCGATGAAGTTCACGATCGATGAGGCTGCGGCACAGAGCGATCGCCTCAATCTTAAGATCAAATTCGTTTCCAGTCGGAGCTTAGGCGATAGGAAGATCGGGAAGGTTATTGTTCCGATCAAGCGATTGCTCGATGAAAGTGCTAAAGGAGATGAAGGAAAATCCGAGAGAACCCTAACTTTCAGCGTCAGGACGTTGAGCGGAAAGGAAAAAGGTACCGTCGAATTTTCGTACAAATTTGGGGAAAAATACACGGTTCAGGCAcctccaccgccaccgccaccgccggTTATGAAATCCGGTGAGCCGGTGACAGCTTATCCCCTAGGTTATCCTGGATCTAGTTCCGGATATGCGGCCGGAGGTGCACATCCGCCTCCTGCGGGGACCGCTTATGCATATCCGCCTCCGCAGCAAGGATACGGATATCCACCGCCTCCACAGGCTGGATATGGCTACGGCGGTTACCCTCCGCCGCAGCAGGGGTATGGATATGCGCCGTATAAGCCACAGAGACCGCAGAGGAGCGGTATGGGCGGTATGGCTTTGGGAGCCGGAGCTGGTCTGCTCGGAGGTTTGCTAATCGGCGATATGATCTCAGATGTGGGTGATTCGATGGCTTATGATGCTGGATATGATGCTGGTTTTGGTGATGGCTTTGATTTCTAAAGCCATCTcgttcttcatcatcttcttctcctcgTTTTCTGATCATTCTTTCTGTCATGTAAATACAACTTCTAAAGCTTTAGATTACAGATATTACTTTTAAGTTTTGGGGATTATCCATTAGAATATGATAAATGTGCTTTTAGATTTGTGATGTTTGTAAATGAATCTTCCACTGACATTAGATTGAATCGATTGTAGCTTTTGTTTTGCTGATCTCTAATAATCTATTTCTCTCATCACTTCAATTGTTTTGGATTTCACATAGCAACTGAACTGTGCTTGATTAACACAAATTTAGATCCATTGATACTGTgtgtatgatatgaaaaaagtTGCACGAatggttttgaaaatttgatatataGAATATTGGAATATTAGGTCATATATTGATCTCCACAGAATATGTTCTAAAGAAAACATCCTTTCCCTTTAGCttttctcaaagaaaaacCACTTTTGTTTTCATATGCTATAGTgtaaattcaaaaagaaaagcagacAGCACGAAACTCGAGTTTAAAAACTATTTCCAtacattaatttctttattgcCATTCGAAAAGCTCAAGAACATACCATCATCTGTTCCGATTGTGGCATACAAGAACAAACAACCAGCAGCGCCAACAGCGGCAATCCGCCAAAGCATGTTGTATGAGCTCGAATCCTATCACTGTAAAAATCAAATCCGTCAATAGGAGAAAAATCGGATTTCGACTGCAGATTATGGAGTGGTTAACATAAATATTACCAGAAACTGAATCATCTGGCGCCGTCTTCATTGCTCGGGATAACTCACGAACGTCTGTTAAACCCGTGACTGCACCCTGCCCATCCGGTAGAACTCCGATAAGGAGATGAACAATATTGAGACCTGATTCCACACTCCACACATGAGCCTAACAGTTTTGAGAAAATAGCTGATGGAGATAAACAgttgattattttattgtaaattttGATTCAGTATCATGTTCGTAATAGTTAAATTCTTGAAGTTTCTTAAAGATCATCATGAAATCATACAGTAAACCGAATAGTCGACACACTGATGATAATCTTTGAACATGCAATCTATGATACTGACATTACAAAGAGAACTGATATTCACAGAGCAAAATGACGAGAACAGAACACTTGAAAACGATTGTGTTCCCAATAGATATTGTGAAATGGATACGTACATCAGACAGAAACTAGAGATCAAAACAGCTAGTTCTTCTAAGAAACTAGGGATTCAAGGAGAGAGAACTAAATTTatacacaaaaagaaaagttaaaaatcaTTCTCGGAAACATTTACTTAATTTAGGCCTTCTTTGGCGATTTCTGAGCCTTTTCTGCAGGAGAAGTGGAATTTGACGATGACTTCTTGGGAAGGAGGACTGGATGAATGTTTGGAAGAACACCACCACTGGCAATGGTGACTCCTTGAAGCAATTTTCCAAGCTCCTCATCATTCCTCACAGCCAGAAGAACATGCCTAGGGTTTATCCTGTTCTTCTTGTTGTCACGAGCAGCATTCCCAGCCAATTCCAAAACCTACATTACGAtcaacacaaattttaaaatcgagAACTGTTTACGTTCTAGGAATGCGAATGAAGATGAATCTCATCTCAAATGATAAACTACCTCAGCGGCGAGATATTCGAGGACAGCAGCCAAGTAGATCGGAGCTCCGGCGCCAGTGCGCTGTGCATAACGGCCTTTCTTAAGGTACCGACCGATCCTTGCGACAGGAAATTGCAGTCCGGCCTTCGCCGACTTCGATATCTTACTTCTGTTACCACCTTTTCTTCCACCGGCGCCTTTGGTTCCTTCCATGGTTGAAAATTCAGAATCTAAGTTCCGGAATTCGAAGATCAATTGCAACGATCAATAGATGAACTGTATATTTATCCGACGATTAACTTCGCGAATACGGACTGGAGGTTGAATATAAAGGGGCTGTAATGGCGGGATGGTTGTTTTTTTCGAAAAATAATCGGACGGCTGGATATGCTACACGTACCAATCCTTGTGTTTCAATCCGACGGATCATATTGGAAGTCTCGTATGATAATATCAGTTGTTCATTTTGTGTGTAGAGATCTGACGGTTAGGTTTATGCCATGCTGGCAATCCGGATTGCCAAATTCTCTAGATTAAtgcaaatattaatttattgatcttattttaatactttcagtttaaataataaataataataatattattaaatattaaataatataaaatatcttccgcgtaattttgaattatatcattaaattttcaaatttaatgtctaattattaaatattaaataatataaaatatcttccgcgtaattttgaattatatcattaaattttcaaatttaatgtctaattaataatatgttgAAATTCTATAAAAGTCAATAAATGGTAAAACccaattgttattattaagggatagattaataataatattattaagggacatatttttttcacatgAGAAACATTTAactaaatacattaaaaaaaaaaaaaaaaaactaaacataTTATAGCTTcaaagtaataaataataagcatcatttaattaataataaaaatactaataataatagtaatatagcaacaataatttaaaataattcattacaaagagagagagaaaaaaagtatTCTTGGcgataaataaagaaa
The nucleotide sequence above comes from Cucurbita pepo subsp. pepo cultivar mu-cu-16 chromosome LG11, ASM280686v2, whole genome shotgun sequence. Encoded proteins:
- the LOC111804758 gene encoding protein SRC2-like translates to MECRTLDINIKRAYGLKNVNLFSTMDVYAVVSISGDPRGKSKQRTPVAKDSGSDPYWNFPMKFTIDEAAAQSDRLNLKIKFVSSRSLGDRKIGKVIVPIKRLLDESAKGDEGKSERTLTFSVRTLSGKEKGTVEFSYKFGEKYTVQAPPPPPPPPVMKSGEPVTAYPLGYPGSSSGYAAGGAHPPPAGTAYAYPPPQQGYGYPPPPQAGYGYGGYPPPQQGYGYAPYKPQRPQRSGMGGMALGAGAGLLGGLLIGDMISDVGDSMAYDAGYDAGFGDGFDF
- the LOC111804777 gene encoding histone H2A.1-like; this translates as MEGTKGAGGRKGGNRSKISKSAKAGLQFPVARIGRYLKKGRYAQRTGAGAPIYLAAVLEYLAAEVLELAGNAARDNKKNRINPRHVLLAVRNDEELGKLLQGVTIASGGVLPNIHPVLLPKKSSSNSTSPAEKAQKSPKKA